A single Oncorhynchus mykiss isolate Arlee chromosome 22, USDA_OmykA_1.1, whole genome shotgun sequence DNA region contains:
- the gatd3a gene encoding glutamine amidotransferase-like class 1 domain-containing protein 3A, mitochondrial, whose product MFALRSLAFKSVPFPGKSQLVNSGLHTSTRWSGAKVAVVLSGCGVYDGTEIHEAAAILVHLSRGGAEVQMYAPDVSQMHVIDHGKGVPVENESRNVLSESARIARGNVTDLAKLSVGDHDAIIFPGGFGAAKNLSTFAVDGPDCKINTDVERVLKDFHKAGKPIGLCCISPVLAAKLLPGVEVTVGHEEEKGGKWPYAGTAGAIKALGAKHIVKEVTEAHVDQKNKVVTSPAFMCETQVHLIFDGIGAMVTNVLKLSGK is encoded by the exons ATGTTTGCTTTAAGATCACTAGCATTTAAATCGGTTCCATTCCCAGGGAAATCACAGTTGGTAAACTCGGGGCTTCACACCAGTACCAGATGGAGCGGTGCAAAAGTTGCAGTT GTGCTGTCTGGCTGTGGTGTGTATGACGGAACAGAAATCCATGAAGCAGCAGC gaTCCTGGTGCACCTGAGCAGGGGCGGGGCTGAGGTGCAGATGTACGCCCCTGACGTGTCCCAGATGCATGTCATCGACCACGGGAAGGGAGTGCCAGTTGAAAACGAGTCCAGGAACGTCTTATCAGAGTCCGCACGCATCGCTAGGGGCAACGTCACAGATCTCGCCAAACTCAGCGTTGGCGACCATGACGCCATCATCTTCCCAGGGGGCTTTGGGGCTGCAAAAAACCT GTCGACGTTTGCCGTGGACGGTCCAGACTGCAAGATCAACACAGATGTGGAGCGTGTCCTGAAGGACTTTCATAAGGCAGGCAAACCGATCGG GTTGTGCTGTATCTCTCCTGTGTTGGCTGCCAAGCTGCTTCCTGGGGTAGAGGTGACGGTGGGGCacgaggaggagaaggggggcaAGTGGCCCTATGCTGGCACTGCTGGGGCTATTAAGGCTCTGGGAGCCAAGCACATCGTCAAGGAGGTCACC GAGGCCCACGTAGACCAGAAGAACAAGGTGGTGACATCACCAGCCTTCATGTGTGAGACCCAGGTGCACCTGATCTTCGACGGCATCGGCGCCATGGTAACCAACGTCCTCAAACTCAGTGGAAAGTGA